In one window of uncultured Draconibacterium sp. DNA:
- a CDS encoding pyridoxal phosphate-dependent aminotransferase, whose amino-acid sequence MPTVSDRGRIMPDSPIRKLAPLAHEAKERGVKVFHLNIGQPDLPTPPEALAAIRSIDREILEYTPSEGILSFRQKLAKYYHKFDIDVTANDIIVTSGGSEAVTFAFMSCLDPGDEIIVPEPAYANYEAFAIVAGAKIKSLAGDIEEGFVLPPIEEFEKLITPKTKGILICNPNNPTGYLYTQQEMNAIRDLVKKYDLYLFSDEVYREFCYTGAPYISAFHLEGIEQNVVLVDSVSKRYSECGLRIGALITKNDEVKKNVMKFCQARLSPPLIGQIAAEASLDADPQYMLNNYNEYVQRRKFLIDGLNRIDGVYSPIPMGAFYTVARLPVDNADKFCAWLLSDFQYEGQTVFLAPASGFYTGSDKGQDEVRIAYVLNKADLGICLKILAEALKVYPGRKGR is encoded by the coding sequence ATGCCGACAGTATCAGACAGAGGAAGGATAATGCCTGATTCACCAATCAGGAAATTAGCTCCGTTAGCTCATGAAGCTAAAGAAAGAGGGGTTAAAGTTTTCCATTTAAACATCGGTCAGCCCGATTTGCCAACACCTCCTGAGGCACTGGCGGCAATCCGGTCCATCGACCGCGAAATTTTGGAATATACACCCAGCGAGGGAATTTTATCGTTTCGTCAGAAACTGGCGAAATATTATCATAAATTTGACATCGATGTTACTGCCAACGATATCATTGTTACCTCGGGAGGTAGCGAGGCGGTAACCTTTGCTTTTATGAGTTGTCTCGATCCGGGCGATGAGATTATTGTTCCCGAACCGGCTTATGCCAACTACGAGGCTTTTGCAATTGTGGCAGGTGCTAAAATTAAATCGCTTGCCGGTGATATTGAAGAAGGATTTGTATTACCACCAATAGAAGAATTCGAGAAGCTTATCACCCCCAAAACCAAGGGGATTTTGATCTGTAATCCAAATAATCCAACCGGTTATTTATATACTCAGCAGGAAATGAATGCCATTCGCGACCTGGTTAAAAAGTACGATTTGTACTTGTTTTCCGACGAGGTTTACCGCGAGTTTTGTTATACGGGCGCGCCTTATATCTCGGCTTTTCACCTCGAAGGAATTGAGCAGAATGTGGTTTTGGTCGATTCCGTTTCGAAACGTTACAGTGAATGTGGTCTGCGGATTGGTGCATTGATTACCAAAAACGATGAGGTAAAAAAGAATGTGATGAAGTTTTGCCAGGCACGATTGAGCCCACCACTTATCGGGCAAATTGCCGCTGAAGCTTCGCTGGATGCCGATCCGCAATACATGCTGAATAACTACAACGAGTATGTTCAGCGACGAAAGTTTTTGATCGACGGACTGAACCGCATCGATGGTGTGTATTCGCCAATTCCGATGGGAGCATTTTATACCGTTGCGCGTTTACCGGTTGACAATGCCGATAAATTTTGTGCTTGGTTATTATCCGATTTTCAGTACGAAGGACAGACTGTATTTTTAGCACCGGCTTCGGGCTTTTACACGGGTTCGGACAAAGGACAGGATGAAGTGCGAATTGCGTATGTGTTAAATAAAGCAGATCTGGGAATTTGTTTAAAGATCTTGGCAGAAGCCCTTAAAGTGTATCCGGGAAGAAAAGGCCGTTAA